ACCGACTCGGTGAACTTCATGGCGGGTAACCTGACGGCCCAGGTGCGCAACATCGCCGAAGTGACGACGGCCGTTGCCACGGGTGACCTGTCGCGGAAGATCACGGTGGACGTGAAGGGTGAGATTCTGGAGCTGAAGAACACCGTGAACATCATGGTGGACCAGCTCAGCTCGTTCGCGTCGGAAGTGACGCGGGTGGCCCGTGAGGTGGGCACCGAAGGGAAGCTCGGTGGACAGGCGGACGTGAAGGGCGTGGCCGGGGTGTGGAAGGACCTGACCGACTCGGTGAACTTCATGGCCGGTAACCTGACGAGTCAGGTGCGCAACATCGCGGACGTGACGAAGGCGGTGGCGGCCGGGGACTTGAGCCGGAAGATCACGGTGGACGTGAAGGGCGAGATCCTGGAGCTGAAGAACACGGTCAACACGATGGTCGACCAGCTCAGCTCGTTTGCGGCAGAAGTAACGCGGGTGGCTCGTGAAGTGGGTACCGAGGGGAAGCTCGGCGGTCAGGCCGATGTCCGCGGAGTGGCTGGTACGTGGAAAGACCTGACCGACTCCGTGAACGGTATGGCACGCAACCTGACGAGTCAGGTGCGTAACATCGCGGACGTGACCAAGGCTGTAGCGGCCGGTGACCTGTCGCAAAAGATCACGGTGGACGTCCGCGGGGAAATTCTGGAACTGAAGAACACGGTCAACACGATGGTGGACCAACTGCGGTCGTTCGCGTCGGAAGTGACGCGGGTGGCCCGCGAGGTGGGCACCGAAGGGAAGCTCGGTGGGCAGGCCGATGTTCGTGGAGTGGCCGGTACGTGGAAGGACTTGACGGACTCAGTGAACTTCATGGCGGGTAATCTGACGTCGCAGGTGCGGAACATCGCCGAAGTGACGAAGGCCGTGGCTCTTGGGGACTTGAGCCGGAAGATCACGGTGGACGTGAAGGGCGAGATCCTGGAGCTGAAGAACACGGTTAACACGATGGTCGACCAACTGCGGTCCTTTGCCGGTGAGGTGACGCGGGTGGCCCGTGAGGTGGGTACCGAAGGGAAGCTCGGTGGACAGGCTCAGGTCGAAGGGGTCGCGGGCACGTGGAAGGACTTGACGGACTCCGTCAACGGCATGGCGGGTAACCTGACAGCCCAGGTGCGCGGGATTGCGAAGGTCGTGACGGCCGTTGCGAACGGTGACCTCCAGCGCAAGCTTACCGTGGCCGCGAAGGGTGAAATCGCGGAACTCGCCGAGACGATCAACGAGATGATCGGGACGCTCGCCACGTTCGCCGATCAGGTGACTACGGTAGCCCGCGAGGTCGGCGTCGAGGGGCAATTGGGCGGGCAGGCGAAGGTGCCCGGCGCGGCCGGGATCTGGAAGGCTCTCACGGAGAACGTGAACCAGCTCGCCGCGAACCTGACGACTCAGGTGCGCGCGATCGCGGAGGTCGCCACCGCTGTGACGAAGGGCGACCTGACGCGGTCGATCACCGTTGAGGCGCAGGGCGAAGTCGCGGCGCTCTCGAACACCATCAACGAGATGATCCGGAACCTCCGCGACACCACCCAGAAGAACACGGAGCAGGACTGGCTGAAGACGAACCTCGCCAAGTTCAGCCGCATGCTCCAGGGGCAGCGCGACCTGACGAACGTGGGGCGCATGGTGCTCTCGGAACTGTGTCCCGTGGTCGCGGCGCAGCACGCGGAGTTCTACGTGTTCGACGGGGCCACCGAGACGCCGCAACTCAACCTGCTCGCGAGCTACGCCTCGGAGGGTCGGGAGTCGAGCGGCAAGCGGATCGGATTGGGGCAAGGGCTGGTCGGTCAGTGCGCGATGGACAAACAGAAGATCCTGCTCGACAACCTCCCGCCGGAGTACATCCGCATTTCGTCCGGCCTCGGTTCGGCTTCGCCTCGCAGCGTGCTCGTGTTGCCGCTCATCTTCGAGGGCCAAGCCCGTGGCGTGCTCGAACTCGCCTCGCTCGGCGGCTTCAATCCCACGCACCAGGCGTTCCTCGAACAGCTCACCGAGTCCATCGGGATCGTGCTCAACACGATCGAGGCGAACATGCGAACGGAGGGGCTGCTGAAACAGTCCCAGTCGCTCGCGCAACAGCTCCAGACGCGCCAGGAAGAACTCCAGAAGACGAACGAGGAACTGCAAGAGAAGTCGCACTCGCTGGCCCAGCAGAACCAGGAGGTCGAGCGGAAGAACACGGAAGTCGAACAGGCCCGGCAAGCGCTCGAAGACAAGGCCAAGCAGCTCGCGCTGACGTCGAAGTACAAGAGCGAGTTCCTCGCGAACATGTCGCACGAGCTTCGTACCCCGCTCAACAGCCTGCTCATTCTCTCCGACCAATTGTCCAAGAACCCCGACGGAAACCTGACGCCCAAACAGCAGGAGTTCGCCAAGACGATTCACTCGTCCGGGAACGACCTGCTCATGCTCATCAACGACATCCTCGACCTCTCGAAGATCGAGTCGGGTACCGTGGTGGTCGATGCCAGCGACCTGCGGCTCGACGACCTCCAGGGGTACGTCGACCGCACCTTCCGTCACGTCGCGGAGAACAAGAACCTGGAGTTCCGGACGCACTTCGATCCGCGGCTCCCGCGCAGTATTTACACGGATGCTAAGCGGCTCCAGCAGATCATCAAGAACCTGCTCTCGAATGCGTTCAAGTTCACGCACCACGGCGAGGTGACGCTCACGGTCGCACCGGCCGAGGGCGGGTGGAACCGCGAGAACGAGGACTTGAACCGCGCCGCGGGGGTGCTCTGCTTCGCGGTGGAAGACACCGGCATCGGCATCCCGTCGGACAAGCAACTCATCATCTTCGAGGCGTTCCAACAGGCGGACGGGAGCACCAGCCGCAAGTACGGTGGGACGGGCTTGGGTTTGGCGATCAGCCGCGAACTCTCGCGGTTGTTGGGCGGCGAAATTCGACTGTCGTCGATCCCGGGCCGCGGGAGCACGTTCCACTTCTTCCTGCCGCTCACCTACACGCCGTCGCGCCCCGCCCGAAAGGGAACTGCGATGAGCGAATCCGGGGCCACCAATGCCGGCCCGCAGGCCCGCATCGAAGGGCCGTTCGCGGGTGTCGGCACCTATGCTCGCACAGCACCCGCGCTGTTAGCAGGTCTATCGGAACCGGAGCCGGAAGCCCCCGAACAACTCGTCAACGAGTACGGGGACGACCGGGACGACATTCGTGCCGGGGACCGGGTGCTACTGATCGTCGAGAACGATATCGGGTTCGCTCGGTTCCTGCTCGACTCGGCCCGCGAGAAGGGATTTAAGGGATTGGTGACTTCTCTCGGCGCTTCGGCCCTGGCGCTCACGCGCGAGTACGACCCGGACGCGATCTCCCTTGACCTCCACCTCCCGGACATCGACGGCTGGCGCGTGCTCGAGCGGTTGAAGAAAGACCCGGCCACGCGGCACATCCCGGTGTGCGTCATCAGTACCGATGATTCGCGCGACCGGGCGCTCGCGTCCGGGTGCCTCGCGTTCCTGGACAAGCCGATCCAGAGCCGCGAGGTTCTCGACGGGCTGCTCGACCACCTGACCGAGTACACCGGGCGCCCGGTCCGGCACCTGCTCGTTGTGGAACCGAACCCGGCGCGCCGGGAACAGATTCAAACGCGACTCGCCGACCCCGAAGTGCTCATCACCGCCGTCTCTGATATTGGCGCGGCCCGGAGTGCCGTGTCCGACCGGCCGACCGACTGCGTCGTACTCGGTCCCGGAACCGGGGACGCGGTCGAGGAGCTTCTCGGCGCCCGCGGGCCGTTCGCCCGTACCGATCGGGTGGCCTCGCGGATGCCCGTGATTGTGTACACGGACGGGACCGAGGGGGGGCCGTCCGATGCGGCCCTCCGGCGCGCGGACGACGTCTGCACCGTCCGCAAGGCGCACTCGCCGGCCGTCCTGCTCGACCTCGCGACATTCTTCCTCCATCGGCCGCTCGCGAAGTTGCCGGAAATCCAGCGCCACCAGCTCAGCGAACTGGACCAGACGGACAAGATCCTCGCGGGCCGCAAGGTGCTGATCGTGGACGACGACATGCGGAACATTTTCGCGCTCTCGACGATCCTCGAAGAACACGACATGGTGATCGTGTCCGCCGACAACGGCCGGGACGCGATCCGGATGCTCCAGACCGACCCCGGGGTGGAAATCGTGCTCATGGACATCATGATGCCCGAAATGGACGGGATGGAGACGATGCGCGAGGTTCGCAAGATCCCAAACCTGAAAAATCTGCCGATCGTGGCGGTGACGGCCAAGGCCATGAAGGGCGACCGGGAGAAGTGCATCGAGGCCGGGGCGTGGGACTACCTGTCCAAGCCCGTGGACCCCGAACAGTTGCTCGCTGTGTTACGGGCGTGGTTGCACCGCTGATGTTTGGTCATTCGTCCCTGGTCACGCGGGTTCGGTCCGCCGTCGGTTCGGGTGCTGATCCCGAATGTCGGTTGACCAAACTCCGGTGACCAATCACTATGGACCGATGACTATGGACCCACGACCCATGACCGCGACCGGCGAACCAACGAACGTCCTGGTGGTTGATGATTTGCCGGAGAAGATTCTGGTTTATCGCACCATTTTGGGAGAGCTGAACCAGAACCTGATTACCGCCGGGTCCGGCGAAGAGGCGCTGCGCGCGGTGCTCGCCTACGACTTCGCGGTGATCCTGCTCGACGTGCAGATGCCCGGCATGAACGGGCTGGAAACCGCGTCACTGATCCGCCGACGGAAGCGCTCGGCCCACACGCCGATCATTTTCCTGACCGCGTTCGCCGACGAGGTACGGGCGACCGAGGGGTACGCGCAGGGCGCGGTGGACTACATCACCACCCCAGTGGTACCGGCGATTCTGCGTGCGAAGGTGCGGGTGTTTGCCGACCTGTACCGTATGACCCAGCAGGTGCGCCGACAGGCCGAGGAGCGGATCGCGCTGGCTGAGGAGCGCACGCGGCGGGCTGCCGCCGAAGAAGCCAACCAGCGCCTCGCGTTCCTGACGCACGCGGGGGCGGTGTTGGCCGGGTCGCTCGACCAGAGCGTGATCGCCCAGGACGCGATTCGACTCTCCCTCTCGTACTTGGCCGACGCCGCGGTGCTCGTGACGGTTCCTGTAGACGGCCGGGATTCGCGTGTTCTTCGGGGGCGGAACAGTTCGAGTGGTTCCATTTTGGAAACAGATTTGGAACGCGCCGTACTGGGTCATGAACTCGACAGTGCGGTGGACCAGGCCACCTCCGAGAACGCGACCATTCCGCTCTCGGAGACGGTTCTCGCCGTCCCGCTGCGTGTGCGCGGGCAGGTCACTGCTGTTCTCGGGCTTTCGCGCCAGCAAACCGGGCGCTCGTTCCCCGCGGCCGACATCGCCGTTGCCGAAACGCTCGCGTCCCGGGTCGCGATGGCGCTCGAAAACGCTCGGCTCTACCACGAGGTTCAACAAGCCGACCGCCAGAAGAACGAGTTCCTTTCGATGTTGGCCCACGAACTGCGGAACCCGCTCGCACCGATTCGGAACGCCACCGAGGTTCTGAACCACGACGGGATCGACGCGGACCGCATCCGGTGGGCACATGGGGTTATCGACCGCCAGTTGACCCACCTCGTTCGGCTCGTGGACGACCTGCTCGACGTGTCCCGGATCACGCTCGGGAAGATCCGGCTCGCGGTCGAACGGGTCGATCTGGAGACTGTGGTCACGCAAGCGGTCGAAGCCGTGCGTCCCCTGGTCGATAAGTTCCGCCACCAACTTGCTGTCGCGTTCCCCGGTCACCCGGTTCACGTTCAGGGCGACCCGACGCGGCTGATTCAGGTGTTCGCCAACCTGCTCAACAACGCGGCCAAATACACCGAACCGGGCGGACGTATCGATCTCACCGTTGAGGTCAAAGTGCCGCCAGCGGGCGACGGCTCACCCGTTCCCGCACTCGCGGAGGTCCGCATCCGGGACACGGGGGTGGGAATCGCGCCCGAACTGCTCCCGACCGTGTTCGACCTGTTTACCCAGGCGAGCCGTTCCCTCGACCGGTCGCAGGGCGGATTGGGCATCGGGCTGACGCTCGTTCGCCGATTGGTCGAGATGCACGGCGGGTTCGTCGAGGCACGCAGTACGGGCATCGGGCACGGGAGCGAGTTTACGGTCTTCCTCCCGGTCGCGGAAACGCCACACGCGCCGTCACCGATCGAGGCGCCGAGTGGGGCACACAATCAGAATGAACCCGCGCCGCTCCGGATCGTCATTATCGATGACAACACCGATGGGGCCGAGAGCTTGGCCGATCTGATCGGGCTGCTCGGTCATCAGGCCCGGACCGCATACGACGGTCCGACGGGAATCGACGTGGTTCGGGCTTTCGAGCCGGATATTGTTCTGCTCGACATCGGCTTGCCGGGCATGGACGGCTTCGAGGTGGCGCGTCGGCTTAGGAGCGATCCGGTTACTCGGGGCGCCACACTCATTACCATCAGCGGGTACGGCCGCGACGAAGATCGCGCGCTTTCTCGGGAAGCCGGGTGTGCGTACCACTTCGTGAAGCCGGTCGAGATTCGTTCACTCCAAACGATGTTCTCGGCACTGCGGTCCTCAATGCACAGCGGCACTCACGCGAGCTAAGTCGAAGTTTTCAAACCGAATGCGCCGACTTGAGGCATTCGGACGCCTTTGTGTGGGCAGTGTCTTGTACTACACAAACTGATCCCACTCTGATTGCACATATTTGATACGCGGATTCTACGCCGTAACTTCACACATTCACACATTCACTTTTTTGATACAGCGATTACGTTTAACTGTGCTGCAATGAAGGCATTTGAGCTGCACCGGGTCGTTTGCGGCCCGCGTCCCTATTTCCGAACACCCGAGGTCAGTACATGACTCCTCCTGCGAGTCGCCGGTCGGCATTTACGCTGATTGAACTGCTGGTTGTGATCGCCATCATCGCCATCCTCATCGGCTTGCTTTTGCCCGCGGTTCAGAAGGTGCGCGAGGCCGCCGCGCGGATGTCGTGCAGCAATAACCTCAAGCAAGTGGGCCTGGCGCTCCACACTTACGAATCGGCCAACGGGTACTTCCCGACCAGTGGCGAAGGGAACAGCTCGACCGTTGGTGCGAACGGCCCAAGTACCTGGATGGACGTTCAATCGACCATGACGCAGATCCTGCCGTACATTGAGCAAGATAACGTCTACAAGAACATCAATATCAGCAACCGATACAACTGGACCGGTAACGCGGCCGCGTTCAAGGTCAAGGTCAAGACGTTCCTGTGCCCGTCGAACGGCGCCTCGCAAGACGACCCCGAGGGGTTCGGCCAAACGGACTATATGCCCGTCGCCTACGTTGATATTGACCGGTCCACTGGTGTGCGCTGCACGGTCGGTGGCACGTGTGCCACGGAACGCGTCTCCGCTCTGTTGACGCTCCATTACGGTGCGGCGCCCGACCTTGCGGTTTCGGTCACGACCGCGAACCCGACTCACCTCTCGTACTACACGAAGATGAGCCCGCGCCGGGTGACCGGGGTGACAGACGGGACCAGCAACACGGTCGCGATCATTGAGGACGTGGGCAAGAACCACGAGTCGCTCTCGCCGTTCATGAAGGCTAACTACGCGGACAACTGCTCCGACTGCTCGAACAAGTCCCCGACCGGCCTGCGGAACAACTACCGCTGGGGGGAGCCGGACAGCGCGAACGGCGTCTCCGGGCCTCACAACGACGGGGCGAACAAAGTGGCCCGGCTGAACAACAACGCGTCCCCGAAGGGCGGTCCGACGACCTGCCCGTGGTCGAACAACAACTGTGGCCCGAACGACGAGCCGTTCAGCTTCCACAGTGGCGGTGTGCAAGCCGTGTTCGGCGACGGTCACGTTCAGTTCCTCCGCGATTCGATCTCGTTCCAGACGCTTCGGGCGATCATGACCGCCGATGGCGGTGACATCGCTAACTTGGATTGAGTACCTCGCGAGCTTTCCAATCCGGCCACCGACCATAGTCGGTGGCCGGGTGTTTTTCTCGACCCAACTCGGAGTTTTCATAATGCGTGGTCTCATCCTTGCCGCTGCGATTACGGGGCTCTCCGTCGGGTGCGGCGGTGAAGTAAGAAGCCCACTCGGTGAACGCGCGATTGTCAAAGGGAAGGTGACGATATCCGGTCAGCCCGTTACTCGCGGCACTGTCGTCTACACCCCAACGGAAGATAACAAGGCCGACGAGCAAACCGGGCAAATCCAATCCGGGGAGTACACGACTTCCGTTTTCCCCGGGAAGTACAAGGTCTCGGTCACCGGGAATGGGTCCGTCCCGGCCAAGTACAAATCGGCCCAGTCTTCCGATGTGACCATCGACGTGCCCAAGGGCGGGAAGACCGACGCGGACATCGATCTGAAGTGATCCCCGCTCCGGCCGGTGGTCCGGTTGTTCGCCCTCACTCGGACGACCGGTCGTCTTTTTCATTGTGTTTTCTTGTCATCGGCTCGTTCGCCCAGGTACGATCGGGACATGAGCGGCGCCCGTCGCTCACACCTCCCGACGCCCGCGTGACCGCCGATGAACAACGAAACGCCGCCCACCGGGACACTCGCCCCGGCGCTTTGGAGTTGCCCTGCGTGCCGTGCGAGTACCAGCGAGCAACCGGGGGGCTGCCCGAACTGTGGGGCCGCACTCGAGCGCAGCGCGTCACCCACGGAACCGGACCTCTCCACCCGGGAACGACGCACCCTCACTCGCCTACTGTGGTTGGGCTTCGTGCTCGGGGTGCCACTTGTGGCCCTCGGGGTACTGAACGCGGTTAGCCCGGGAAGGCCGGTATCCGCGGCGCTGGGTGAGCGCGAGTTCCTGCTCCTCCAGGCGGTTTTGTGTACCCCGCTTGTGTTTGTGTGTGCCGCACCGATCTTCCGGCGCGCGTGGCGATCGATTCGAACCCGCCAACTCACCCTCGATACTCTTCTGGGACTAAGCACCGGGGCCGCGTTCGTTTACAGTTCAGTGGCCGTTGTGTACGCCTGGTCCGGCGCACAACCGCTGCAAGCGCGACCGAATACTACGGAACTCCGTCCCGAACTGGAGGGCGGCGTTCAGGCTGTGGCCCCGACTCAACACGGAACGGTCGATCCGTTCTTCGAGAGCACGGGGATGATCGTTCTTCTCGCGCTCGTGGCTCGGACGCTGGAATTACGCGCTCGCGACCGCGCGACGGCCGCGCTCCAACAACTCGCTCCACTGGTATCGAGAACCGCCCGGCTCCTGCTCCCCAACGGTACCGAAGAGGAGCGGGACGTCCAACTCGTGCGCCCCGGCGATCTCGTGCGGGTTCGTGCCCACGAGCGCGTTCCCGTGGACGGCGTTATCCGAGAGGGAATTTCCACGATCGACGAATCGATGCTCACAGGTGAATCGACGCGCGCGGAGCGGGGACCGGGTGGGCACGTGCTCGCCGGGAGCGAAAACGGCCTGCGCCCGCTCACCGTCGAAGCCACTCGCGCTGGTTCCGATACGGTCCTCGATCAGGTTTTGGGGCTAATCGGCCGGGCGCAACAGCGCCGTACCGCGTTCCAGCGCGCTACGGACCGGCTCGTGGCGTGGTACGTTCCTGCGGTGCTCGTAATCGCCTTCATTACATTCATCGGATGGGCCAGTTTCGGTCCCGCGGGTGCGTCTCTGACATACGCGACCGTCTGTGCGGTCGGTGTGCTCGTTGTGGCGTGCCCGTGTGCGGCGGGGCTGGCCGGGTCCGTGGCCGTAGTGCTCGGCATGCGCCGGGCCACGCGCGCCGGGGTTCTGTTCCGCGACGCCGCAGCGCTGGAGCGGCTCGGTGCCATCGACACCGTGGTGTTCGATAAGACCGGAACGCTGACCGAGGGCAAACCGCGCTTGGTCGAAGTCGTTCCGAACATCGGCGTCACAGAGAGCCAGGTTTTGGGCTTGGCCGCCGCGGTCGAACGCGGGACCGAGCACCCGCTGGGGCTGGCGATCGTCTGGGAGGCAGTAAACCGCAAACTCGAACTGGTTCCGGCCGCAGACGTGGTGGGCGTACTCGGGAAGGGCGTTCGCGGGTCCGTCGCCGGGGAGCAGGTGTCGGTCGGGCGCCTCGGGTTCATCCAGGAGTGTGGCGCTCACAGCGAACTGATGCTCGGTGAAGCCGGTACGCACCGCCAGCGCGGGCACGTCGTCGTGTTCGTGGGCGCGGGGCGGCGGTGTGCGGGGCTGATTGTTTTCGCCGACTCGCTCCGCCCCAGTGCGGAAGAGGCGGTTGCGGATCTTCGGGCTGCAGGATTAAGGCTGCTATTGGTCACCGGGGATCATGCCGAAACCGCGAATGGAGTTGCCCAAACGATGGGGCTTGAGGAAATGGTGGCGGACGCGCTCCCGGTCGAGAAATTCGCTATCGTGCAAAAACTGAAAGGCGAGGGGCGCGTGGTGGCGATGTGCGGCGACGGGATCAATGACGCCCCGGCCCTCGTCGCGGCGGACGTGGGAGTCACGCTCGCGAGCGGCGCGCGGACCGCGATCAGCACGGCCGGGGTGACGCTGGTGCGCTCGGACCTTCGGGCACTGGGGACCGCGCGGGAACTGAGCCGGGCAACAGTACGAACGATCCGCAGGAACCTGATCCTCGCGTTCGCTTTCAATGTGTTCGCGATCCCGATCGCCGCCGGCGTGTTGGTTCCGGTCGGTGGTGGGCTCATCAACTCCGTTTGGAGCACCGCGGCGATGAGTATCGGCACCATCGCGGTGCTGGCGAATTCGATGCGGCTCGCACTTTATCCCGTTGGTAAATGACCGGTACGGTCCTCAATCGGCTCGTGCCGCGGCCACGACCCGTTTGCCCGACAGCATTCGGACGCCGATGTTGAGGAGCATCACGACCGTCACGAGTACAAACGCCGCGGTCCACGCGAGCTGGATCTCCGGCGACCCCGGCGCGTACTTCGCGAAATCGTAGATGTAGAACGGGAGGAACGGGGTCGAATCCAACGGGGTTCGGGGCATGTACTGCGACCCGCCCGCGGTCAGAATGAGCGGCGCCGTTTCACCCGCGATGCGCCCGACCGCGAGAAACACCCCCGTGACGATTGCCGGAAGTGCGGCCGGGAGGAGCACCTTCACCACCGTCTGCCACCGGCTCGCACCGAGCGCGTAACTCGCTTCCCGCAGACTGTTCGGCACCAGCCGCAGCGCTTCCTCGGTGGCCCGGATCACGACCGGGAGCATCATCACACCCAGCGCGAACGCGCCGGCCCAACCGGAGAACTGACCGCGCGAGGTGTTCATCCACACCGGATACACGAACATCGCGTACCCGAAGATCCCGATCACAATCGATGGCACCGCACCGAGTGTCTCGGCCACGAATCGGAGCGGTGCGACGAGTCGGTTGTTCCTGTACTCGGCGAGAAACACCGCGGCCAACACACCCACCGGCACCGCGAACGCGGTCGCGAGCCCCACGAGGATGCAGCTCCCGTAAAGTGCGTGGGCGAGTCCGCGTCCGGAGGTGTCATTGGGGAGTTTCGTGAAGAAGTCCCAGTTCACGCCTCCGGCCCCGCGAACGGTGATGTACCCGAGGATCAGGAACAGCGGGATCACCGTCAGTAACTGACACAGCGCCAGTACCCCCCGCATGACGCGGTCCGAGCGTTGGGCCTTTTTGCGACTGGCGGAGAGTTCTTCCGCGGTGCGAGCCGGTTGCCCGGTTTGGCCCTCGGCCAGTTCGATCGACCGGTTGCGGTGGGAGTGGGGCTTCGACATCCACCGGACCACGATCCGGGCTGAAAAATTCATTACGAGCGTGATGCCTAGAAGCAGCAACCCGAGGGCGACGAGTGCCCCCTGCTTCACGCCGGGCGGGGCTTCAAACAGTTCCTTGGCGATCACGCTGGGGATCGTGTCGCCGGTCCCGTTCAGCCGGAAGTCGAGGTACTGTGAATTAGCGATCACCATTGTGACGGCCATCGTCTCGCCGATCGCGCGCCCGAGTGCCAGGAAGCACGCGGCGATCACGCCGGGACGGGCGTAGGGCAGCACGACGCGCCAGATCGTTTGCCACCGCGTCGAACCGAGTGCGAGCGCGCCCTCGCGCTGCGACCGCGGGACCGCCTGCATCACGTCGAAGCTGACCGCGGTGATATACGGCAGGATCATGACCGACAGCACTAACCCGGCCGCCAGAATCCCCTGGCCGGACGCGACGTTCGGTAACCCTAGCGCATCGAAGAACGGTGCGAGCCCTTGTTTCGCCAGGAACTCGCGGCCCCAGAACCCGTACACGACGCTCGGAATGGCCGCGAGGAGTTCGAGCAGGAACGCGCACACTTTCCGCACCCGCGGCGGTGCCAGTTCCGAAAGGTAAGCGGCGGCGCCGACCCCGAGCGGTACCGCGACCAGCATCGCGATCAGGGACGTGACGACCGTGCCATAAATGAACACCAGCGCCCCGTACTCGTTACCGTCCGGGAACCACTTGGTGCTCGTCAGCAGCCGGTATTTGCCCGGTTCGGACAGGACCGGCCACGCCTTGTACACGAGAACGGCGATCAGTGCGGCCGCGACCGAGAGCACGAACCCGCCGGCAGACTGACACAGCCAGCGGAACACGAAGTCGCCGCGGGACGGTGGGTGCGATTGGTGTGCGGTCATGTGGGCCTTGCTCGAGGTCCGGACTTGCAGTCGAAGGGCGCCCGGGGCGGCGTGTGCCCCGAGCGAATGGTGGGTGACCGTCGACGGATTACTCGAACGTCACTTGTCCGAGCTTCTCCTGG
This region of Gemmata massiliana genomic DNA includes:
- a CDS encoding DUF1559 domain-containing protein; translation: MTPPASRRSAFTLIELLVVIAIIAILIGLLLPAVQKVREAAARMSCSNNLKQVGLALHTYESANGYFPTSGEGNSSTVGANGPSTWMDVQSTMTQILPYIEQDNVYKNINISNRYNWTGNAAAFKVKVKTFLCPSNGASQDDPEGFGQTDYMPVAYVDIDRSTGVRCTVGGTCATERVSALLTLHYGAAPDLAVSVTTANPTHLSYYTKMSPRRVTGVTDGTSNTVAIIEDVGKNHESLSPFMKANYADNCSDCSNKSPTGLRNNYRWGEPDSANGVSGPHNDGANKVARLNNNASPKGGPTTCPWSNNNCGPNDEPFSFHSGGVQAVFGDGHVQFLRDSISFQTLRAIMTADGGDIANLD
- a CDS encoding HAMP domain-containing protein — its product is MSTVLEPVTNGTEMNALLGALNALRHGRSGVRLPQDWTGVAGKVADAFNDVVEQNERMAEELARLSRVVGKEGKLSQRLSLGDVGGFWRESVGSVNDLIDDLVHPTIETARVIGAVAQGDLSKTMALDIDDRPLQGEFLRTAKTINTMVDQLGSFASEVTRVAREVGTEGKLGGQAKVKGVAGTWKDLTDSVNGMAANLTAQVRNVAEVTTAVAKGDLSRKITVDVKGEFLELKNTINTMVDQLRSFASEVTRVAREVGTEGKLGGQARVEGVSGTWKDLTDSVNGMAGNLTTQVRNIATVTTAVANGDLSRKITVDVKGEILELKNTVNTMVDQLSSFASEVTRVAQEVGTEGQLGGQADVKGVAGVWKNLTDSVNFMAGNLTSQVRNIADVTKAVAAGDLSRKITVDVKGEILELKNTVNIMVDQLSSFASEVTRVAREVGTEGKLGGQADVKGVAGVWKNLTDSVNFMAGNLTAQVRNIAEVTTAVATGDLSRKITVDVKGEILELKNTVNIMVDQLSSFASEVTRVAREVGTEGKLGGQADVKGVAGVWKDLTDSVNFMAGNLTSQVRNIADVTKAVAAGDLSRKITVDVKGEILELKNTVNTMVDQLSSFAAEVTRVAREVGTEGKLGGQADVRGVAGTWKDLTDSVNGMARNLTSQVRNIADVTKAVAAGDLSQKITVDVRGEILELKNTVNTMVDQLRSFASEVTRVAREVGTEGKLGGQADVRGVAGTWKDLTDSVNFMAGNLTSQVRNIAEVTKAVALGDLSRKITVDVKGEILELKNTVNTMVDQLRSFAGEVTRVAREVGTEGKLGGQAQVEGVAGTWKDLTDSVNGMAGNLTAQVRGIAKVVTAVANGDLQRKLTVAAKGEIAELAETINEMIGTLATFADQVTTVAREVGVEGQLGGQAKVPGAAGIWKALTENVNQLAANLTTQVRAIAEVATAVTKGDLTRSITVEAQGEVAALSNTINEMIRNLRDTTQKNTEQDWLKTNLAKFSRMLQGQRDLTNVGRMVLSELCPVVAAQHAEFYVFDGATETPQLNLLASYASEGRESSGKRIGLGQGLVGQCAMDKQKILLDNLPPEYIRISSGLGSASPRSVLVLPLIFEGQARGVLELASLGGFNPTHQAFLEQLTESIGIVLNTIEANMRTEGLLKQSQSLAQQLQTRQEELQKTNEELQEKSHSLAQQNQEVERKNTEVEQARQALEDKAKQLALTSKYKSEFLANMSHELRTPLNSLLILSDQLSKNPDGNLTPKQQEFAKTIHSSGNDLLMLINDILDLSKIESGTVVVDASDLRLDDLQGYVDRTFRHVAENKNLEFRTHFDPRLPRSIYTDAKRLQQIIKNLLSNAFKFTHHGEVTLTVAPAEGGWNRENEDLNRAAGVLCFAVEDTGIGIPSDKQLIIFEAFQQADGSTSRKYGGTGLGLAISRELSRLLGGEIRLSSIPGRGSTFHFFLPLTYTPSRPARKGTAMSESGATNAGPQARIEGPFAGVGTYARTAPALLAGLSEPEPEAPEQLVNEYGDDRDDIRAGDRVLLIVENDIGFARFLLDSAREKGFKGLVTSLGASALALTREYDPDAISLDLHLPDIDGWRVLERLKKDPATRHIPVCVISTDDSRDRALASGCLAFLDKPIQSREVLDGLLDHLTEYTGRPVRHLLVVEPNPARREQIQTRLADPEVLITAVSDIGAARSAVSDRPTDCVVLGPGTGDAVEELLGARGPFARTDRVASRMPVIVYTDGTEGGPSDAALRRADDVCTVRKAHSPAVLLDLATFFLHRPLAKLPEIQRHQLSELDQTDKILAGRKVLIVDDDMRNIFALSTILEEHDMVIVSADNGRDAIRMLQTDPGVEIVLMDIMMPEMDGMETMREVRKIPNLKNLPIVAVTAKAMKGDREKCIEAGAWDYLSKPVDPEQLLAVLRAWLHR
- a CDS encoding carboxypeptidase regulatory-like domain-containing protein → MRGLILAAAITGLSVGCGGEVRSPLGERAIVKGKVTISGQPVTRGTVVYTPTEDNKADEQTGQIQSGEYTTSVFPGKYKVSVTGNGSVPAKYKSAQSSDVTIDVPKGGKTDADIDLK
- a CDS encoding response regulator — translated: MDPRPMTATGEPTNVLVVDDLPEKILVYRTILGELNQNLITAGSGEEALRAVLAYDFAVILLDVQMPGMNGLETASLIRRRKRSAHTPIIFLTAFADEVRATEGYAQGAVDYITTPVVPAILRAKVRVFADLYRMTQQVRRQAEERIALAEERTRRAAAEEANQRLAFLTHAGAVLAGSLDQSVIAQDAIRLSLSYLADAAVLVTVPVDGRDSRVLRGRNSSSGSILETDLERAVLGHELDSAVDQATSENATIPLSETVLAVPLRVRGQVTAVLGLSRQQTGRSFPAADIAVAETLASRVAMALENARLYHEVQQADRQKNEFLSMLAHELRNPLAPIRNATEVLNHDGIDADRIRWAHGVIDRQLTHLVRLVDDLLDVSRITLGKIRLAVERVDLETVVTQAVEAVRPLVDKFRHQLAVAFPGHPVHVQGDPTRLIQVFANLLNNAAKYTEPGGRIDLTVEVKVPPAGDGSPVPALAEVRIRDTGVGIAPELLPTVFDLFTQASRSLDRSQGGLGIGLTLVRRLVEMHGGFVEARSTGIGHGSEFTVFLPVAETPHAPSPIEAPSGAHNQNEPAPLRIVIIDDNTDGAESLADLIGLLGHQARTAYDGPTGIDVVRAFEPDIVLLDIGLPGMDGFEVARRLRSDPVTRGATLITISGYGRDEDRALSREAGCAYHFVKPVEIRSLQTMFSALRSSMHSGTHAS